From a single Callithrix jacchus isolate 240 chromosome 5, calJac240_pri, whole genome shotgun sequence genomic region:
- the RNF222 gene encoding RING finger protein 222, giving the protein MSEGESKDSSGSECPVCYEKFRDLEGASRTLSCGHVFCHDCLVKYLLSTRVDGQVQRILVCPICRYVTFLSKKSSRWPSMLDKSSQTLTVPVGLPSVSPLDSLGHTNPLAASLSAWRPPHGQARPPGSPGQNAQLPLDLLPSLPRESQVFVISRHGMPLGEQDSVLPRHSLAELSEASPAPRSARAFCCRSRALLLITLIAMVAVVAAILPWVLLVRKQA; this is encoded by the coding sequence ATGTCAGAAGGGGAGAGCAAGGACAGCTCGGGCAGCGAGTGCCCCGTGTGCTACGAGAAGTTCCGGGACCTGGAGGGCGCAAGCCGGACGCTGAGCTGTGGCCACGTGTTCTGCCATGACTGCCTGGTCAAGTACCTGCTGTCCACCCGCGTGGATGGGCAGGTCCAGAGGATCCTGGTCTGCCCCATCTGCCGCTACGTCACCTTCCTCAGCAAGAAGAGCTCCCGCTGGCCCTCCATGCTGGACAAGAGCTCCCAGACCCTGACTGTGCCAGTGGGCCTGCCCTCCGTATCCCCACTggacagcctgggccacacaaaCCCCCTGGCTGCCTCCTTGTCTGCCTGGAGGCCACCCCACGGCCAGGCCAGGCCACCGGGAAGCCCAGGCCAGAATGCCCAGCTCCCCCTGGACCTGCTGCCCAGCTTGCCCCGGGAGTCACAGGTCTTTGTCATCAGCCGCCACGGGATGCCCCTGGGGGAGCAGGACAGCGTGCTGCCCCGCCACAGCCTGGCAGAGCTCTCAGAGGCCTCCCCCGCGCCCCGCTCTGCCCGCGCCTTCTGCTGCCGATCGCGGGCCCTGCTGCTCATCACACTCATCGCCATGGTAGCCGTGGTGGCCGCTATCCTGCCCTGGGTGCTGCTGGTGAGGaagcaggcgtga